The Deinococcus koreensis genome window below encodes:
- a CDS encoding ABC transporter ATP-binding protein — MSAPQPTIPALVNFGGQPVHAPAGEPLLRAEHVTVRFGGVVAVRDISLAVRPGEIVGLIGPNGAGKTTLFNALTGFVRASEGRVTFAGRDITHLQPQVRAKMGMARTFQVERPFEDLSVLENVLVAAFLNRRGRAAENHAYDVLERVGLADRAAQPASQLNLARRRRLEIAKALALEPRMLFLDESIAGLNPPAQQEMVALVRQLAQSGLGIVMVEHIMHVIMSLSDHVICMAFGELLAEGDPKHVAAHPDVIRAYLGDDDD; from the coding sequence ATGAGTGCGCCCCAGCCCACCATCCCGGCACTCGTAAATTTCGGGGGCCAGCCCGTCCATGCGCCGGCCGGCGAGCCGCTGCTGCGCGCCGAACACGTCACCGTGCGCTTCGGCGGGGTCGTGGCGGTCAGGGACATCAGTCTGGCGGTGCGGCCCGGCGAGATCGTGGGCCTGATCGGCCCCAACGGTGCCGGCAAGACCACGCTGTTCAACGCCCTGACCGGCTTCGTGCGCGCCAGCGAAGGCCGCGTGACCTTCGCCGGCCGCGACATCACCCACCTGCAGCCGCAGGTGCGGGCGAAGATGGGCATGGCACGCACCTTCCAGGTCGAGCGGCCCTTCGAAGACCTGAGCGTGCTGGAAAACGTACTGGTGGCGGCTTTCCTGAACAGGCGCGGCCGCGCCGCCGAGAATCACGCCTATGACGTGCTGGAGCGCGTGGGCCTGGCCGACCGGGCCGCGCAGCCCGCCTCGCAGCTCAACCTGGCCCGGCGCCGCCGCCTGGAGATCGCCAAGGCGCTGGCCCTGGAGCCGCGCATGCTGTTCCTCGACGAGAGCATCGCCGGCCTGAACCCGCCCGCGCAGCAGGAGATGGTCGCGCTGGTGCGGCAACTGGCGCAGTCCGGCCTGGGCATCGTGATGGTCGAGCACATCATGCACGTGATCATGAGCCTGTCGGATCACGTGATCTGCATGGCCTTCGGCGAACTGCTCGCGGAGGGCGACCCGAAGCACGTGGCCGCCCACCCCGACGTGATCCGCGCCTACCTGGGGGACGACGATGATTGA
- a CDS encoding branched-chain amino acid ABC transporter permease has product MTAALTPARPRALTFGNVWLSVALLAVMALYPMVFGKTLNFGVSTLIFAGLAMSWNILGGWAGQISLGHAALLGMGAYTMTILATPERVPAFFGGPVAPWWGALIGMGIAALLALVWGGLTFRLRGSYFTLSTIAVALVLRLVAINSDWTGGSEGLFMPELPRFLGFDLFERRTEYWLAFAFVALTLLITHLIRRSRLGYALQAVREDEDGARALGIDPTRMKVIAFVISAALTALGGALYAVYLQAFEPHTLLELPISVQIALMAIIGGRGSIQGPAIGAILLAVFGEVFRNVFANANLLIYGVLILVVTLFAPNGIMGLFRRGGNKLGTAR; this is encoded by the coding sequence ATGACCGCCGCACTCACTCCCGCCCGGCCCCGCGCGCTGACCTTCGGGAACGTGTGGCTCAGCGTGGCGCTGCTGGCGGTCATGGCGCTGTATCCGATGGTGTTCGGCAAGACATTGAACTTCGGGGTGTCCACCCTTATCTTTGCCGGGCTGGCGATGAGCTGGAACATCCTGGGCGGCTGGGCGGGGCAGATCAGCCTGGGGCACGCGGCGTTGCTGGGCATGGGCGCCTACACCATGACCATCCTCGCCACGCCGGAGCGGGTGCCCGCCTTCTTCGGGGGGCCGGTGGCGCCGTGGTGGGGCGCGCTGATCGGCATGGGCATCGCCGCTCTTCTCGCGCTGGTGTGGGGCGGGCTGACCTTCCGGCTGCGGGGATCGTACTTCACGCTCTCCACCATCGCCGTGGCCCTGGTGCTGCGGCTGGTCGCCATCAACTCCGACTGGACGGGGGGCAGTGAAGGACTGTTCATGCCCGAGCTGCCGCGCTTTCTGGGCTTCGACCTGTTCGAGCGGCGCACCGAGTACTGGCTCGCCTTCGCCTTCGTGGCCCTGACCCTGCTGATCACCCACCTGATTCGCCGCTCGCGGCTGGGCTACGCCCTGCAGGCCGTGCGCGAGGACGAGGATGGTGCGCGCGCGCTGGGCATCGATCCGACCCGCATGAAGGTGATCGCTTTTGTGATCAGCGCCGCGCTGACCGCACTCGGCGGCGCCCTCTACGCCGTCTACCTGCAGGCCTTCGAGCCCCACACGCTGCTGGAGCTGCCCATCTCGGTGCAGATCGCCCTGATGGCGATCATCGGCGGGCGCGGCTCGATCCAGGGGCCGGCCATCGGCGCCATCCTGCTGGCCGTGTTCGGAGAGGTCTTCCGCAACGTGTTCGCCAACGCCAACCTGCTCATCTACGGCGTGCTGATCCTGGTGGTGACGCTGTTCGCGCCCAACGGCATCATGGGTCTGTTCCGGCGGGGCGGAAACAAGCTGGGGACGGCCAGATGA
- a CDS encoding GntR family transcriptional regulator, whose product MRDRLRAAILAGELPPGSRLSVPELARQLEVSRSPVREAVLLLVGEGLAVEHSRRGVEVARLEMADVLELYDLRACIDGLAARLAAERMTSTDLAALRGVLDAQGAAAVGDPRLFRDLDARFHQIIVQTCGNARVIRHAELLMREMRLAGRLLLDEPWHLRLSHEEHRAIERALRQRDPPAAEAAMGGHLRRVAQAVQTHRS is encoded by the coding sequence GTGCGCGACCGCCTGCGCGCCGCCATCCTGGCCGGAGAGTTGCCGCCGGGCTCGCGCCTGAGCGTGCCGGAACTGGCCCGGCAGCTGGAGGTCTCGCGCTCGCCGGTGCGCGAGGCGGTGCTGCTGTTGGTCGGGGAGGGGCTGGCGGTCGAGCACTCGCGCCGGGGCGTGGAGGTCGCCCGGCTGGAGATGGCGGATGTGCTGGAACTGTACGACCTGCGCGCCTGTATCGATGGCCTGGCCGCTCGGCTGGCCGCCGAGCGCATGACCAGTACTGACCTCGCCGCCCTGCGCGGCGTGCTCGACGCCCAGGGCGCGGCGGCCGTGGGCGACCCCCGCCTGTTCCGCGACCTCGACGCCCGTTTCCACCAGATCATCGTGCAGACCTGCGGCAATGCCCGCGTGATCCGCCACGCCGAGCTGCTGATGCGCGAGATGCGGCTGGCCGGGCGGCTGCTGCTCGACGAGCCCTGGCACCTGCGGCTCAGCCACGAGGAACACCGCGCCATCGAACGCGCCCTGCGGCAGCGCGACCCCCCGGCTGCCGAGGCCGCCATGGGCGGTCATCTGCGAAGGGTCGCGCAGGCCGTGCAGACTCACCGGAGCTGA
- the ispG gene encoding flavodoxin-dependent (E)-4-hydroxy-3-methylbut-2-enyl-diphosphate synthase has protein sequence MTRRQTVTVNVGGVPVGSAHPIVVQSMTNTDTANAEATAIQVAQLARAGSEIVRVTVNTREAAAAVPEVIARLEEVGLKVPIVGDFHYNGHILLREFPETARLLAKYRINPGNVGAGQHHDANFATMIEVAREYDKPVRIGVNWGSLDQQVLARLMDENTAAGSPKSGTDVMIDAMVASALESAHYAEELGLAHDKILISVKVSSAPELWQVYRQLAPLCDYPLHLGLTEAGMGMKGIVASSVALAPLLMEGIGDTIRVSLTPEPGASRKLEVEVAQQMLQSLGLRQFLPQVTSCPGCGRTTSQFFQELAQKIQDYIRDTMPDWKQKYPGVEDMQVAVMGCIVNGPGESKHANIGISLPGTGEDPRAPVYQDGKLLTTLRGPRIAEEFQALMEKYVEQTYGTGEKAPV, from the coding sequence ATGACCCGCCGCCAGACCGTCACCGTGAACGTGGGGGGCGTCCCCGTGGGGAGTGCCCATCCCATCGTCGTGCAGTCCATGACGAACACCGACACCGCGAACGCCGAGGCCACCGCCATCCAGGTCGCGCAGCTGGCCCGCGCGGGCAGCGAGATCGTGCGCGTGACCGTGAACACCCGCGAGGCTGCCGCCGCCGTTCCCGAGGTCATTGCCCGGCTGGAGGAGGTCGGGCTGAAGGTGCCCATCGTGGGGGACTTCCACTACAACGGCCACATCCTGCTGCGCGAGTTCCCCGAGACCGCCCGCCTGCTCGCCAAATACCGCATCAACCCCGGCAACGTGGGCGCCGGACAGCACCACGACGCGAACTTCGCCACCATGATCGAGGTCGCCAGGGAGTACGACAAGCCCGTGCGGATCGGCGTGAACTGGGGCAGCCTCGATCAGCAGGTGCTGGCCCGCCTGATGGACGAGAACACGGCCGCCGGCAGCCCGAAAAGCGGCACCGACGTGATGATCGACGCGATGGTCGCCAGCGCCCTGGAGAGCGCCCACTACGCCGAGGAGCTGGGGCTCGCCCACGACAAAATTCTGATCTCGGTGAAGGTCAGTTCCGCGCCCGAACTGTGGCAGGTCTACCGCCAGCTCGCGCCCCTGTGCGACTACCCGCTGCACCTGGGCCTGACCGAGGCCGGCATGGGCATGAAGGGCATCGTGGCATCGTCGGTGGCCCTGGCGCCGCTGCTCATGGAAGGCATCGGCGACACCATCCGCGTGTCGCTGACGCCGGAGCCGGGCGCGAGCCGCAAACTGGAGGTCGAGGTCGCCCAGCAGATGCTCCAGAGCCTGGGCCTGCGCCAGTTTCTGCCCCAGGTCACCAGTTGCCCCGGCTGCGGGCGCACCACGTCGCAGTTCTTTCAGGAACTGGCACAGAAGATCCAGGACTATATCCGCGACACCATGCCCGACTGGAAGCAGAAGTATCCCGGCGTGGAGGACATGCAGGTGGCCGTCATGGGCTGCATCGTGAACGGCCCCGGCGAGAGCAAGCACGCCAACATCGGCATCTCGCTGCCCGGCACGGGCGAAGACCCACGCGCTCCCGTGTATCAGGACGGCAAACTGCTCACCACCCTCCGGGGCCCCCGGATCGCCGAGGAGTTTCAGGCGCTGATGGAGAAGTACGTGGAGCAGACGTACGGAACGGGAGAGAAGGCTCCGGTCTGA
- a CDS encoding ABC transporter substrate-binding protein, whose amino-acid sequence MRTPTIQSAILLATLMLGSAQAQGTIKIGAITSVTGRFAEFGKMQLAGFKVGVEEVNRKGGVLGKKLELVVEDNASDVNKGLAAAERLVNAGVPIVINEYSSSLVKAQAQYLARQKVPNLVITSSGDDITKPGSDYIFRLNQPATEYARVILNIFRDNKFKSMAVIAGTGAFEKSVADAAQLIAKEYGITIMEDQRYDKGLTDFRPVLNRIKAKNPDGILMVSYAEDSVALMRQAREVGVKPRLFAGGAAGFALPEFVKDAGSAAESVVTATAWIPQLRYAGTQKLNVDLKKALGGADPSYHAAQAYAGVLVAAEAVRKAGNTDREAVKAALNGLTMNTSFGPIQFKDFDGFRNQNPLAMVAQQVQGGAFVPVYPKAVIPKPIKFER is encoded by the coding sequence ATGCGTACACCCACGATCCAGAGCGCCATCCTCCTCGCCACCCTCATGCTCGGCAGCGCGCAGGCGCAGGGCACCATCAAGATCGGCGCCATCACCTCGGTGACCGGGCGCTTCGCGGAATTCGGCAAGATGCAACTCGCCGGCTTCAAGGTCGGGGTCGAGGAAGTCAACCGCAAGGGCGGCGTGCTGGGCAAGAAGCTCGAACTGGTCGTGGAGGACAACGCCAGCGACGTAAATAAGGGCCTGGCCGCCGCCGAGCGGCTGGTCAACGCCGGGGTGCCCATCGTGATCAACGAGTACTCCAGCTCGCTGGTCAAGGCGCAGGCGCAGTACCTGGCCCGCCAGAAGGTGCCCAACCTGGTCATCACCTCCAGCGGCGACGACATCACCAAGCCCGGCTCCGACTACATCTTCCGCCTGAACCAGCCCGCCACCGAGTACGCCCGGGTAATCCTGAACATCTTCCGCGACAACAAGTTCAAGTCCATGGCGGTGATCGCCGGCACCGGAGCCTTCGAGAAGAGCGTAGCCGACGCCGCGCAGCTCATCGCCAAGGAGTACGGCATCACCATCATGGAAGACCAGCGCTACGACAAGGGCCTGACCGACTTCCGTCCGGTGCTGAACCGCATCAAGGCGAAAAACCCCGACGGCATCCTGATGGTCTCCTACGCCGAGGACTCCGTGGCCCTGATGCGCCAGGCGCGCGAGGTCGGCGTGAAGCCCCGCCTGTTCGCCGGGGGCGCCGCCGGCTTCGCCCTGCCCGAATTCGTGAAAGATGCGGGCAGTGCCGCCGAGAGCGTGGTCACCGCGACCGCCTGGATTCCGCAGCTGCGCTACGCCGGCACCCAGAAGCTGAACGTCGATCTGAAGAAGGCGCTGGGCGGCGCCGACCCCAGCTACCACGCCGCGCAGGCCTACGCCGGCGTGCTGGTCGCCGCCGAGGCCGTCCGCAAGGCTGGCAACACCGACCGCGAGGCCGTCAAGGCCGCGCTGAACGGCCTGACCATGAACACTTCGTTCGGCCCGATCCAGTTCAAGGACTTCGACGGCTTCAGGAACCAGAATCCGCTGGCGATGGTTGCGCAGCAGGTGCAGGGCGGCGCCTTCGTGCCGGTGTACCCCAAGGCCGTAATTCCCAAGCCCATCAAGTTCGAGCGCTGA
- a CDS encoding TetR/AcrR family transcriptional regulator encodes MPYPTKLTPDAILDAAWALLGNGGPEALSMRPLADALGVRPGSLYRHIESRDALIRTLAERSALALQAELLAAASGHPSRDALQAASLAYLHYARSQPHAYGLLLNPDHQTGQAGIQTPPGKALWNTLLALVGALSGDPDDTNHAVALWTFLHGASALERAGIYGASGPRGGLDVGLVALLDHMEAAAQQTARNRPS; translated from the coding sequence ATGCCCTACCCGACCAAGCTCACCCCGGACGCGATTCTCGACGCCGCCTGGGCGCTGCTGGGCAACGGAGGCCCCGAAGCGCTGAGCATGAGGCCCCTCGCCGACGCCCTCGGGGTGCGTCCCGGCAGCCTCTACCGGCATATCGAGAGCCGCGACGCCCTGATCCGGACGCTGGCCGAGCGCTCGGCCCTGGCCCTGCAGGCCGAGCTTCTGGCGGCGGCGTCCGGACACCCATCCCGCGACGCCCTTCAGGCCGCCTCGCTGGCCTACCTGCACTATGCCCGCTCCCAGCCCCACGCCTACGGCCTGCTGCTGAACCCGGATCACCAGACCGGGCAGGCGGGCATCCAGACCCCGCCGGGCAAGGCGCTGTGGAACACCCTGCTGGCTCTGGTCGGTGCGCTCAGCGGCGACCCAGACGACACGAACCACGCAGTCGCCCTCTGGACGTTCCTGCACGGCGCCTCGGCCCTGGAGCGGGCGGGCATCTACGGGGCCAGTGGCCCGCGCGGCGGGCTGGACGTGGGGCTGGTCGCGCTGCTTGATCACATGGAGGCCGCCGCACAGCAGACCGCCCGTAACCGCCCTTCCTGA
- a CDS encoding MBL fold metallo-hydrolase produces the protein MTRPPLRHAQFGLVNSYLIPEDDGFTLIDAGLPGLERFVVSTIRQSGRPLRRIALTHAHDDHIGAVDALKAALPGLEVLVGEGDVALLAERGSKTAPDRLLRAGDRVGSLSVIETPGHSPGHVAYLDERDGTLYAGDTFVNVPGLHVASVLNALFPLPTLGTHDPAQTTRSARALLDVPARFLAPGHGPIIPDPLPAMRRAVEEAEAGREPSALTRRVSALVGRLTGMTTGGAVGAKQIVTASRK, from the coding sequence ATGACCCGCCCGCCCCTGCGCCACGCCCAGTTCGGACTCGTGAACTCCTACCTGATCCCCGAGGACGACGGCTTCACCCTGATCGACGCCGGCCTGCCCGGCCTGGAACGGTTCGTCGTCTCGACCATCAGGCAGAGTGGCCGCCCGCTGCGGCGCATCGCCCTGACCCACGCCCACGACGACCACATCGGCGCAGTGGACGCGCTGAAGGCGGCCCTGCCCGGGCTGGAGGTGCTGGTGGGCGAAGGTGACGTGGCCCTGCTGGCCGAGCGAGGAAGCAAGACGGCTCCCGACCGACTGCTCAGGGCGGGCGACCGCGTGGGCTCGCTGAGCGTCATCGAGACGCCCGGACACTCGCCGGGCCACGTCGCCTACCTCGACGAGCGGGATGGCACGCTCTATGCCGGAGACACCTTCGTGAACGTGCCGGGGCTGCATGTGGCGAGTGTGCTGAACGCGCTGTTCCCCCTGCCCACCCTGGGCACGCACGACCCCGCCCAGACCACGCGCAGCGCCCGCGCCCTGCTGGACGTGCCCGCCCGCTTCCTGGCGCCTGGGCATGGCCCCATCATTCCCGATCCGCTGCCCGCCATGCGCCGCGCCGTGGAGGAAGCGGAGGCCGGGCGCGAGCCGTCCGCCCTGACGCGGCGCGTCTCGGCCCTGGTCGGCCGGCTGACCGGGATGACCACCGGGGGCGCGGTGGGAGCGAAACAGATCGTCACGGCCTCCAGAAAGTAG
- a CDS encoding YrdB family protein: MKANSVHSLQQPHLSWADGLALGLEMVGLGALMAWGWQRFGWAGVLLPPLAVSVLWARFLSPRATRPVTGLAWPLAKLAVFAVCALALTAVTGPLTAAAYFALALLGITLGGTR, encoded by the coding sequence ATGAAAGCGAACAGTGTTCATTCGCTGCAGCAGCCACACCTCTCCTGGGCGGATGGCCTGGCGCTGGGACTGGAGATGGTCGGCCTGGGCGCGCTGATGGCCTGGGGCTGGCAACGGTTCGGATGGGCCGGGGTTCTCCTGCCGCCATTGGCGGTGTCCGTGCTCTGGGCCCGCTTTCTGTCGCCGCGGGCCACCCGCCCTGTGACGGGCCTGGCGTGGCCGCTGGCTAAGCTGGCGGTATTCGCCGTCTGCGCCCTCGCCCTGACTGCCGTCACCGGCCCCCTGACCGCCGCTGCCTACTTCGCCCTCGCCCTGCTCGGCATCACCCTGGGAGGTACCCGATGA
- a CDS encoding ABC transporter ATP-binding protein, with protein MTSHTPQPPTRPAFTPGERVLDVQGLEVAYGEVQVVFGVSLHVDKGELVGLVGGNGSGKSTILRVVSGMLKARGGTATYRGQNLNGVPPHRITEMRVAHVPMGRQLFGQMTVEENLLMGAYLPRTKANRAVNLQKVYDFFPRLTEKRASPAAALSGGEQQMVAIGRALMSEPEVLLMDEPSLGLAPLVVAEVMRVIGSLRELGLTVLLVEQNVRQVLKVTDRTYVLELGKLVKEGPSRELMGNPDIIKAYLGV; from the coding sequence ATGACCTCCCACACTCCCCAACCCCCCACCCGCCCCGCCTTCACCCCCGGCGAGCGCGTGCTGGACGTGCAGGGGCTCGAAGTCGCCTATGGCGAGGTGCAGGTCGTGTTCGGCGTGTCGCTGCACGTCGACAAGGGCGAACTCGTCGGGCTGGTGGGCGGCAACGGCTCGGGCAAGAGCACCATCCTCCGGGTCGTGTCTGGAATGCTGAAAGCTCGCGGAGGTACAGCCACCTACCGGGGTCAGAATCTCAACGGCGTGCCGCCCCACCGGATCACCGAGATGCGCGTGGCGCACGTGCCCATGGGCCGGCAGCTCTTCGGCCAGATGACCGTCGAGGAAAACCTGCTGATGGGCGCCTACCTGCCCCGCACCAAGGCGAACCGTGCCGTCAACCTGCAGAAGGTCTACGACTTCTTCCCGCGCCTGACCGAGAAACGGGCCTCGCCCGCCGCCGCCCTGTCGGGGGGCGAGCAGCAGATGGTCGCCATCGGCCGCGCGCTGATGAGCGAGCCCGAGGTGCTGCTGATGGACGAGCCCAGCCTGGGCCTCGCGCCCCTGGTGGTGGCCGAGGTCATGCGCGTGATCGGCTCGCTGCGAGAGCTGGGCCTGACCGTGCTGCTGGTCGAGCAGAACGTCCGGCAGGTGCTGAAGGTCACGGACCGGACATACGTGCTCGAACTCGGCAAGCTGGTCAAGGAAGGCCCCAGCCGGGAGCTGATGGGCAACCCGGACATCATCAAGGCGTATCTGGGGGTGTGA
- a CDS encoding branched-chain amino acid ABC transporter permease: MDSAQTTALIQTVAQGLLTGGLYALIGTGLSLIFGVMRVINFAHGDFLAIGMFITLALFRAFDLDPYFSLLVAAPVGFALGFLIQRVVLARLGDRLSEASMLATLGLGLIISNTLLLTFGAQPQNINVAYATQTVQLGGVQLSIPLIVAGLGTLVSIAALNFVLYRTELGRAIRATAQNPLGAELQGVKTAHIQAIVFGMGVAFAAIAGVLLMPLLYAFPTVGENYTTKAFIVTVLGGLGNLPGAVVGGLVLGVIESLGAFYVSNNYRDAYGLVAFLLVLLLRPEGLFGKTVKRV; the protein is encoded by the coding sequence ATGGACTCAGCCCAGACCACCGCCCTCATCCAGACGGTCGCGCAGGGCCTGCTCACGGGCGGCCTCTACGCCTTGATCGGCACCGGCCTGAGCCTGATCTTCGGCGTCATGCGCGTCATCAACTTCGCGCACGGGGACTTTCTCGCCATCGGCATGTTCATCACGCTGGCGCTGTTCCGCGCCTTCGATCTCGATCCCTATTTCAGCCTGCTGGTGGCCGCGCCGGTGGGCTTCGCGCTGGGTTTCCTCATCCAGCGCGTCGTGCTCGCGCGGCTGGGCGACCGGCTGAGCGAAGCGTCCATGCTGGCGACCCTGGGCCTGGGCCTGATCATCTCGAACACGCTGCTGCTCACCTTCGGGGCGCAGCCGCAGAACATCAACGTGGCCTACGCCACCCAGACCGTGCAGCTCGGCGGCGTGCAGCTCAGCATTCCGCTGATCGTGGCGGGGCTGGGCACCCTCGTCTCGATCGCCGCCCTGAACTTCGTCCTGTACCGCACCGAGCTGGGCCGCGCCATCCGTGCCACCGCGCAAAACCCGCTGGGGGCCGAACTCCAGGGTGTCAAGACGGCGCATATCCAGGCCATCGTGTTCGGGATGGGCGTGGCTTTCGCCGCCATTGCCGGCGTGCTGCTCATGCCGCTGCTCTACGCCTTCCCCACGGTGGGCGAGAACTACACCACCAAGGCCTTCATCGTGACCGTGCTGGGCGGCCTGGGCAACCTGCCGGGCGCTGTGGTGGGCGGCCTGGTGCTGGGCGTGATCGAGTCGCTGGGCGCGTTCTACGTCTCGAACAACTACCGCGACGCCTACGGCCTGGTGGCCTTCCTGCTGGTGCTCCTGCTGCGCCCGGAAGGCCTATTCGGGAAGACGGTGAAGCGGGTATGA